From the Pomacea canaliculata isolate SZHN2017 linkage group LG4, ASM307304v1, whole genome shotgun sequence genome, one window contains:
- the LOC112562763 gene encoding 60S ribosomal protein L7-like: MADTKTLPKVPETLLKKRKLRAEAKAKAVKAAVANTKKQKQKRVLFFKRAEKYVREYRAREADLLRLKRQARKVGNFYVPPEPKLAFVVRIRGINGIHPRPRKVLQLFRLRQINNGVFVKLNKATLNMLKIAEPYVAWGVPNLKTVRELIYKRGYGKVNHQRIPLTDNALIEKYLGSRDILCMEDLIHEIFTVGPNFKVAANFLWPFKLNTPNGGWRRKYNHFNDGGDFGFRDEKINALLRNMI; the protein is encoded by the exons ATGGCAGACAC GAAGACACTGCCGAAGGTTCCAGAGACGCTTTTGAAAAAGCGAAAACTGCGGGCCGAGGCTAAGGCCAAAGCTGTTAAAGCTGCTGTAGCAAACACAAAG aaacaaaagcagaaaagagtACTGTTCTTCAAACGTGCTGAGAAATATGTGCGGGAATACCGTGCCCGTGAAGCTGACCTGCTGCGTCTAAAGCGTCAGGCAAGGAAAGTTGGCAACTTCTATGTACCTCCAGAGCCTAAACTGGCTTTTGTGGTGAGAATTCGAGG TATAAATGGTATCCATCCACGTCCTCGCAAAGTGCTGCAACTGTTCCGTCTGCGACAAATCAACAATGGTGTCTTTGTGAAGCTCAACAAAGCAACACTAAACATGCTGAAGATTGCAGAACCTTACGTAGCATGGGG TGTACCCAACTTGAAGACAGTGCGTGAACTCATCTACAAACGTGGCTATGGTAAAGTGAATCACCAGCGTATCCCGCTGACAGATAATGCGCTCATTGAGAAATATCTTG GTTCCAGAGACATCCTGTGCATGGAGGACCTGATTCACGAAATCTTCACAGTTGGTCCCAACTTCAAGGTTGCCGCTAATTTCCTCTGGCCTTTTAAACTCAACACACCGAATGGTGGATGGAGGAGAAAGTACAACCACTTCAATGATGGTGGTGATTTTGGATTCCG GGATGAGAAGATAAACGCTCTACTGAGGAATATGATTTAA